A single region of the Nocardioides aurantiacus genome encodes:
- a CDS encoding L,D-transpeptidase family protein, translating into MLLAVVGVTSAAGWAVTRGGLLDGPGADLASPAAAEPTTSPSVGVAPSASPSASVSASPSASPAGSVSGRGTVAARAPLPAERPRQVPRPGPRLLGPGDAGAAVRELQSRLRQVAWFVGDVTDDYGTATETAVRGFQARRGIAVTGYVDQRTRDRLAAMTREPTRDELANRFPGDGDTSAALDPRCRTGRALCIDKTSRTLRWVVDGKVLRSVSVRFGSSYTPTREGLFSVESKSRDHVSSLYDSPMPFAMFFSGGQAVHYSADFAARGYAGASHGCVNVRDLPGITWLYDQVSVGDKVVVHWS; encoded by the coding sequence ATGCTGCTGGCCGTGGTGGGGGTGACCTCGGCCGCGGGCTGGGCCGTCACCCGGGGCGGGCTGCTCGACGGGCCGGGCGCGGACCTCGCCTCCCCCGCCGCGGCCGAGCCCACGACCTCACCGTCGGTCGGCGTCGCGCCGTCCGCCTCCCCGTCCGCGTCCGTCTCCGCTTCCCCTTCTGCGTCCCCCGCCGGGTCGGTGAGCGGTCGCGGCACCGTCGCGGCGCGCGCGCCGCTGCCCGCCGAGCGGCCCCGGCAGGTGCCCCGGCCCGGTCCCCGGCTGCTGGGTCCCGGCGACGCGGGCGCCGCGGTCCGCGAGCTGCAGTCGCGACTGCGCCAGGTGGCGTGGTTCGTCGGCGACGTCACCGACGACTACGGCACGGCGACCGAGACGGCCGTGCGCGGGTTCCAGGCCAGGCGCGGCATCGCCGTCACGGGGTACGTCGACCAGCGCACCCGCGACCGGCTGGCGGCCATGACCCGCGAGCCCACCCGCGACGAGCTCGCCAACCGGTTCCCCGGCGACGGCGACACGTCCGCGGCGCTGGACCCGCGCTGCCGGACCGGTCGGGCCCTGTGCATCGACAAGACGAGCCGCACGCTGCGGTGGGTCGTCGACGGGAAGGTGCTGCGGTCGGTCTCGGTGCGCTTCGGCTCCTCCTACACCCCGACCCGCGAAGGCCTGTTCTCCGTCGAGAGCAAGTCGCGCGACCACGTCTCGTCGCTCTACGACTCCCCGATGCCGTTCGCGATGTTCTTCTCCGGCGGCCAGGCGGTCCACTACTCCGCCGACTTCGCCGCCCGTGGCTACGCCGGCGCCTCCCACGGCTGCGTCAACGTCCGCGACCTCCCCGGCATCACCTGGCTCTACGACCAGGTCTCGGTCGGCGACAAGGTCGTCGTCCACTGGTCCTGA
- a CDS encoding NADH-quinone oxidoreductase subunit G encodes MTTTPERSKETAPQRSDEVTVTIDGVEVSVPKNTLVIRAAEQIGVQIPRFCDHPLLAPVGACRQCLVDVPDGGNGRAIPKPQASCTLTVADGMVVNTQATSPVADKAQQGVMELLLINHPLDCPVCDKGGECPLQNQAMSNGRGETRFTAEKRLYPKPINISAQVLLDRERCVLCARCTRFSEQIAGDPFIALVERGALQQVGIYEKEPFESYFSGNTIQICPVGALTSSAYRFRSRPFDLVSTPSVAEHDACGSAIRVDHRRGKVMRRLAGDDPQVNEEWITDKDRFGFTWARQDDRLRHPQVRDTETGELRAASWPEAFAVAARGLDAAREAGGVGVLTGGRLTAEDAYAYAKFARVALGTNDVDFRARAQSAEEAEFLAAHVVLSGPGSGAVTYADLEAARSVLLVGFEPEDEAGTVFLRLRKAVRGAAGAKVWSIAPFTSRGLHKLAGTLVPTRPGDEVRVLEGLAHSPEVPVDAGSVVLVGERLAAVPGALAAVSALARTTGARLAWVPRRAGDRGALEVGALPTLLPGGRPVADAAARVDLAAAWGVESLPETPGRDTDAIVAAAAAGELGGLVVGGVDPADLPDPALARAAIERASFVVSLEVRESDVTRLADVVLPVAPPTDKAGTFVNWEGRLRHFGKVMHNPSSLPDVRVLAGIAEELGTPLGLRTPEQAWDEMGQIGPWDGERATSVAAPEHDAAAAVSAPADFDGSLVLASWKQQLDDGRLQDGDEPMRATARKPVVLVGAATLEALGARAGERVTLTGPLGSVELPIAVSDLAEGTVWAPASAPGLSVRHLVGPAGSPVSLTVGASTGSSSLTTTGGDQ; translated from the coding sequence ATGACGACCACCCCGGAGAGGTCGAAGGAGACCGCCCCGCAGCGTTCCGACGAGGTCACCGTGACCATCGACGGCGTCGAGGTCTCGGTCCCCAAGAACACGCTGGTGATCCGGGCGGCCGAGCAGATCGGCGTCCAGATCCCGCGCTTCTGCGACCACCCGCTGCTCGCGCCGGTCGGCGCCTGCCGGCAGTGCCTGGTCGACGTGCCCGACGGCGGCAACGGCCGGGCCATCCCCAAGCCGCAGGCCTCCTGCACGCTGACGGTCGCCGACGGCATGGTCGTCAACACCCAGGCCACCTCGCCCGTCGCCGACAAGGCGCAGCAGGGCGTGATGGAGCTGCTGCTGATCAACCACCCCCTCGACTGCCCGGTCTGCGACAAGGGCGGCGAGTGCCCGCTGCAGAACCAGGCGATGAGCAACGGTCGCGGCGAGACCCGCTTCACCGCCGAGAAGCGGCTCTACCCCAAGCCGATCAACATCTCCGCGCAGGTGCTGCTCGACCGTGAGCGCTGCGTGCTGTGCGCCCGCTGCACCCGCTTCTCCGAGCAGATCGCCGGTGACCCGTTCATCGCGCTGGTCGAGCGCGGGGCGCTGCAGCAGGTCGGCATCTACGAGAAGGAGCCCTTCGAGAGCTACTTCTCCGGCAACACGATCCAGATCTGCCCGGTCGGCGCGCTGACGTCCTCGGCGTACCGCTTCCGCTCGCGGCCCTTCGACCTGGTCTCGACCCCGTCGGTGGCCGAGCACGACGCCTGCGGCTCCGCGATCCGCGTCGACCACCGTCGCGGCAAGGTGATGCGCCGCCTGGCCGGCGACGACCCGCAGGTCAACGAGGAGTGGATCACCGACAAGGACCGCTTCGGATTCACCTGGGCCCGCCAGGACGACCGGCTGCGCCACCCCCAGGTCCGCGACACCGAGACCGGTGAGCTGCGCGCCGCGAGCTGGCCCGAGGCGTTCGCCGTGGCCGCGCGCGGCCTCGACGCCGCCCGCGAGGCCGGCGGGGTCGGTGTGCTGACCGGCGGCCGGCTCACGGCCGAGGACGCCTACGCCTACGCCAAGTTCGCCCGCGTCGCGCTCGGCACCAACGACGTGGACTTCCGGGCCCGTGCCCAGTCGGCCGAGGAGGCGGAGTTCCTGGCCGCCCACGTCGTCCTGTCCGGTCCCGGGTCGGGCGCGGTGACCTACGCCGACCTCGAGGCCGCCCGCTCGGTGCTGCTGGTCGGCTTCGAGCCCGAGGACGAGGCCGGCACGGTCTTCCTGCGGCTGCGCAAGGCCGTGCGCGGTGCGGCCGGCGCCAAGGTGTGGTCGATCGCGCCCTTCACCTCGCGTGGCCTGCACAAGCTGGCCGGCACCCTGGTCCCGACCCGTCCCGGCGACGAGGTGCGGGTCCTCGAGGGGCTGGCCCACAGCCCCGAGGTCCCCGTCGACGCCGGCTCCGTGGTGCTGGTCGGGGAGCGGCTCGCCGCCGTCCCCGGCGCGCTGGCGGCGGTCTCGGCCCTCGCCCGCACCACCGGCGCCCGGCTGGCCTGGGTGCCGCGCCGGGCCGGTGACCGCGGGGCGCTCGAGGTCGGCGCGCTCCCGACCCTGCTGCCCGGCGGCCGCCCCGTGGCCGACGCCGCGGCCCGGGTCGACCTGGCTGCGGCCTGGGGCGTCGAGAGCCTGCCCGAGACCCCCGGACGCGACACCGACGCGATCGTCGCTGCCGCCGCGGCCGGCGAGCTCGGCGGCCTGGTCGTGGGGGGCGTGGACCCCGCCGACCTCCCCGATCCGGCGCTGGCCCGGGCCGCCATCGAGCGTGCCTCCTTCGTGGTCTCGCTCGAGGTCCGCGAGTCCGACGTGACCCGCCTCGCCGACGTGGTGCTGCCCGTCGCCCCGCCGACCGACAAGGCCGGCACCTTCGTCAACTGGGAGGGACGCCTGCGCCACTTCGGCAAGGTGATGCACAACCCCTCCTCGCTGCCCGACGTGCGGGTGCTGGCCGGGATCGCCGAGGAGCTCGGCACCCCGCTCGGCCTGCGCACCCCCGAGCAGGCCTGGGACGAGATGGGCCAGATCGGCCCGTGGGACGGCGAGCGCGCCACGTCCGTGGCCGCGCCGGAGCACGACGCCGCCGCCGCGGTGTCCGCCCCGGCCGACTTCGACGGCTCGCTCGTGCTGGCCTCCTGGAAGCAGCAGCTCGACGACGGCCGGCTCCAGGACGGCGACGAGCCGATGCGGGCCACCGCCCGCAAGCCCGTGGTGCTCGTCGGAGCGGCGACGCTCGAGGCGCTCGGGGCCCGGGCCGGCGAACGGGTCACCCTCACCGGCCCGCTGGGCTCGGTCGAGCTGCCGATCGCCGTCTCCGACCTCGCCGAGGGCACCGTCTGGGCCCCCGCCAGCGCACCCGGCCTGTCAGTGCGCCACCTGGTCGGCCCGGCGGGCAGCCCGGTCTCGCTGACCGTGGGAGCCTCGACGGGCTCGAGCTCCCTCACCACCACCGGAGGCGACCAGTGA
- a CDS encoding isochorismate synthase — MSSPSPSPSATGRPLVTRTVELPPSALPTDLLDLLPAGAEPMAWLRRGDGLVAWGVAARCRTSGHDRFADASDWWREVAGAAAVTDEVEVPGTGLVALGSFGFADEPGDSLLVVPEVLVGRREGRAWVTVTGSGGTPALPDLAALARRERPAPPREVTFADGAMSGAAWESVVADAVGRIGEGDLEKVVLARDLLATAAAPVDVRWPLHRLAGDYAMCWTFHVEGMFGATPEMLVRRERGLVTSRVLAGTIRRTGDDARDAGLAGQLARSSKDLEEHEYAVRSVAESLSPYCSSTNVPEVPFVLHLPNVMHLATDVTGVVHDHHESAGAAGASVLDLAAALHPSAAVGGTPTKVAVELIEEIEGMDRGRYAAPVGWMDAHGDGEFGIALRSAEVDPADPATVRLFAGCGVVAGSDPAAELAEAQAKFLPVRDALGPGPA, encoded by the coding sequence GTGAGCAGCCCGTCGCCGTCGCCGAGCGCGACCGGCCGACCACTGGTGACGAGGACCGTCGAGCTGCCCCCCAGCGCGCTGCCGACCGACCTGCTCGACCTGCTCCCCGCGGGCGCCGAGCCGATGGCGTGGCTGCGCCGCGGCGACGGCCTGGTGGCCTGGGGCGTGGCCGCCCGGTGCCGTACGTCGGGCCACGACCGGTTCGCCGACGCCTCCGACTGGTGGCGCGAGGTCGCGGGCGCCGCCGCGGTCACCGACGAGGTCGAGGTGCCCGGCACCGGCCTGGTCGCCCTGGGCAGCTTCGGCTTCGCCGACGAGCCCGGCGACAGCCTGCTGGTCGTGCCCGAGGTCCTGGTGGGTCGTCGCGAGGGCCGCGCCTGGGTGACCGTCACCGGCTCGGGCGGGACACCCGCGCTGCCCGACCTCGCCGCCCTGGCGCGTCGCGAGCGGCCCGCCCCGCCGCGCGAGGTCACCTTCGCCGACGGCGCGATGAGCGGTGCCGCCTGGGAGTCGGTGGTCGCCGACGCCGTCGGGCGCATCGGCGAGGGCGACCTGGAGAAGGTCGTGCTGGCCCGCGACCTGCTGGCCACGGCCGCCGCACCCGTCGACGTCCGCTGGCCGCTGCACCGCCTGGCCGGCGACTACGCCATGTGCTGGACCTTCCACGTCGAGGGGATGTTCGGCGCGACCCCCGAGATGCTCGTACGACGCGAGCGCGGGCTGGTCACCTCCCGCGTGCTCGCCGGCACCATCCGCCGCACCGGCGACGACGCCCGCGACGCCGGGCTCGCCGGCCAGCTGGCCCGCTCCTCCAAGGACCTCGAGGAGCACGAGTACGCCGTCCGCTCGGTCGCCGAGTCGCTGTCGCCGTACTGCTCCTCGACCAACGTCCCGGAGGTGCCGTTCGTGCTGCACCTGCCCAACGTGATGCACCTGGCGACCGACGTGACCGGCGTGGTCCACGACCACCACGAGTCGGCCGGCGCCGCCGGGGCCAGCGTGCTCGACCTCGCCGCGGCGCTGCACCCCTCGGCCGCCGTGGGCGGGACGCCCACCAAGGTCGCGGTCGAGCTGATCGAGGAGATCGAGGGCATGGACCGGGGCCGCTACGCGGCGCCGGTCGGGTGGATGGACGCCCACGGCGACGGCGAGTTCGGCATCGCGCTGCGCTCGGCCGAGGTCGACCCGGCCGACCCGGCGACGGTCCGGCTGTTCGCGGGCTGCGGCGTGGTCGCGGGCTCCGACCCGGCGGCCGAGCTCGCCGAGGCGCAGGCGAAGTTCCTGCCGGTGCGCGACGCGCTCGGCCCCGGTCCCGCCTGA
- a CDS encoding NADH-quinone oxidoreductase subunit D, with translation MSSTTEAPDPYAATEAETSQGRVFTVTGQDWDSITQGIDDEHDNKVVVNMGPQHPSTHGVLRLILELEGETVTEARCGIGYLHTGIEKNMEYRSWVQGVTFCTRMDYLSPFYNEMTYCMGVERLLDIEADIPEKAQVMRVLLMELNRISSHLVAIATGGMEIGALTVMTIGFRERELVLDLFELITGLRMNHAFIRPGGVAQDMPAGGIDAIRDFVTLMKKRLPEYAALCNANPIFKARLQGVGHLDLAGCLALGITGPVLRSTGYPWDLRKTQPYSGYEDYEFDVPTRDSMDAYGRFRIRVDEMWESLKIVEQATNRLADLEGAPVMVGDKKIAWPSQLAIGSDGMGNSLDHIKHIMGESMEALIHHFKLVTEGFRVPAGQAYVPVESPRGELGAHVVSDGGTRPFRAHFRDPSFVNLQATSVMSEGGQVADVIVAIASIDPVMGGVDR, from the coding sequence ATGAGCTCGACCACCGAAGCACCGGACCCGTACGCCGCCACCGAGGCCGAGACCAGCCAGGGCCGCGTCTTCACCGTCACCGGCCAGGACTGGGACTCGATCACCCAGGGCATCGACGACGAGCACGACAACAAGGTCGTGGTCAACATGGGTCCGCAGCACCCCTCGACGCACGGGGTGCTCCGCCTGATCCTCGAGCTCGAGGGCGAGACGGTCACCGAGGCCCGCTGCGGCATCGGCTACCTCCACACCGGCATCGAGAAGAACATGGAGTACCGCTCCTGGGTGCAGGGCGTCACCTTCTGCACCCGGATGGACTACCTCTCGCCGTTCTACAACGAGATGACCTACTGCATGGGCGTCGAGCGGCTGCTCGACATCGAGGCCGACATCCCCGAGAAGGCCCAGGTCATGCGGGTGCTCCTGATGGAGCTCAACCGCATCTCCTCCCACCTGGTGGCCATCGCCACCGGCGGCATGGAGATCGGCGCGCTGACCGTGATGACGATCGGGTTCCGCGAGCGCGAGCTGGTCCTCGACCTGTTCGAGCTGATCACCGGGCTGCGGATGAACCACGCGTTCATCCGTCCCGGCGGTGTCGCCCAGGACATGCCGGCCGGCGGCATCGACGCCATCCGCGACTTCGTGACGCTGATGAAGAAGCGCCTGCCCGAGTACGCCGCGCTGTGCAACGCCAACCCGATCTTCAAGGCCCGCCTGCAGGGCGTCGGCCACCTCGACCTGGCCGGCTGCCTGGCGCTGGGCATCACCGGTCCGGTGCTGCGCTCGACCGGCTACCCCTGGGACCTGCGCAAGACCCAGCCCTACTCCGGCTACGAGGACTACGAGTTCGACGTCCCGACCCGCGACTCGATGGACGCCTACGGCCGCTTCCGGATCCGCGTCGACGAGATGTGGGAGTCGCTGAAGATCGTCGAGCAGGCCACCAACCGGCTGGCCGACCTCGAGGGCGCGCCGGTCATGGTCGGCGACAAGAAGATCGCCTGGCCCAGCCAGCTGGCCATCGGCAGCGACGGCATGGGCAACAGCCTGGACCACATCAAGCACATCATGGGCGAGTCCATGGAGGCGCTGATCCACCACTTCAAGCTGGTGACCGAGGGCTTCCGGGTGCCGGCCGGGCAGGCCTACGTGCCGGTCGAGTCGCCGCGCGGCGAGCTGGGCGCCCACGTCGTCTCCGACGGCGGCACCCGCCCCTTCCGGGCGCACTTCCGCGACCCGTCCTTCGTCAACCTGCAGGCGACCTCGGTGATGAGCGAGGGCGGCCAGGTGGCCGACGTCATCGTCGCGATCGCCTCGATCGACCCCGTCATGGGAGGAGTGGACCGATGA
- the nuoF gene encoding NADH-quinone oxidoreductase subunit NuoF, whose product MSTPIDTLTPVLTDNWGTERSWTLAAYEAQGGYRALHKALAMEPAAVVETVKASNLRGRGGAGFPTGMKWGFIPQDNPNPTYLVVNADESEPGTCKDTPLMMATPHTLVEGVIISAYAIRASHAFIYVRGEILHVIRRLQRAVQEAYLAGHLGADIHGSGYSLELVVHAGAGAYICGEETALLDSLEGRRGQPRLRPPFPAVAGLYASPTVINNVESIASVPSIIDRGAEWFASMGTEKSKGYGIFSLSGHVTNPGQFEAPLGITLRELIELAGGMRQGHELKFWTPGGSSTPLLTAEHLDVPLDFEGVAGVGSMLGTRALQLFDETTCVVRAVLRWTEFYKHESCGKCTPCREGTWWLVQTLANLEQGKGSESDLDLLDDVCDNILGRSFCALGDGATSPITSSVQHFRDEYLAHLSHGGCPFDREASTVFAREGASA is encoded by the coding sequence GTGAGCACTCCCATCGACACCCTGACCCCCGTCCTGACCGACAACTGGGGCACCGAGCGCTCCTGGACCCTCGCGGCCTACGAGGCCCAGGGCGGCTACCGCGCGCTCCACAAGGCCCTGGCCATGGAGCCGGCCGCGGTCGTGGAGACCGTGAAGGCCTCCAACCTGCGCGGCCGGGGCGGGGCGGGCTTCCCGACCGGCATGAAGTGGGGCTTCATCCCGCAGGACAACCCCAACCCCACCTACCTCGTCGTCAACGCCGACGAGTCCGAGCCGGGCACCTGCAAGGACACCCCGCTCATGATGGCCACCCCCCACACCCTGGTCGAGGGCGTCATCATCAGCGCCTACGCGATCCGGGCCAGCCACGCCTTCATCTACGTCCGCGGCGAGATCCTCCACGTCATCCGCCGGCTGCAGCGGGCCGTGCAGGAGGCCTACCTCGCGGGCCACCTCGGCGCCGACATCCACGGCTCGGGCTACAGCCTCGAGCTGGTCGTCCACGCCGGCGCCGGCGCCTACATCTGCGGCGAGGAGACGGCGCTGCTCGACTCCCTCGAGGGTCGTCGCGGGCAACCGCGGCTGCGCCCGCCGTTCCCGGCGGTGGCGGGCCTGTACGCCAGCCCGACCGTCATCAACAACGTCGAGTCGATCGCCTCGGTGCCCAGCATCATCGACCGGGGCGCGGAGTGGTTCGCCTCGATGGGCACCGAGAAGTCCAAGGGCTACGGCATCTTCTCCCTCTCCGGCCACGTCACCAACCCCGGCCAGTTCGAGGCGCCGCTCGGCATCACGCTGCGCGAGCTGATCGAGCTCGCGGGCGGGATGCGGCAGGGCCACGAGCTGAAGTTCTGGACCCCCGGTGGGTCCTCGACCCCGCTGCTGACGGCCGAGCACCTCGACGTCCCCCTGGACTTCGAGGGCGTCGCCGGCGTCGGCTCGATGCTCGGCACCCGCGCGCTGCAGCTCTTCGACGAGACCACCTGCGTGGTCCGCGCGGTGCTGCGGTGGACGGAGTTCTACAAGCACGAGTCGTGCGGCAAGTGCACGCCGTGCCGCGAGGGCACCTGGTGGCTGGTGCAGACGCTGGCCAACCTCGAGCAGGGCAAGGGCTCGGAGTCCGACCTCGACCTGCTCGACGACGTCTGCGACAACATCCTGGGCCGCTCCTTCTGCGCGCTCGGTGACGGCGCCACCAGCCCGATCACGTCCTCGGTCCAGCACTTCCGCGACGAGTACCTCGCGCACCTGTCCCACGGCGGGTGCCCGTTCGACCGCGAGGCCTCCACCGTCTTCGCCCGCGAGGGAGCAAGCGCATGA
- a CDS encoding demethylmenaquinone methyltransferase: protein MTRASLAKRPAEVQAMFDDVAKRYDLTNDVLSLGQDRRWRHAVVRAVDPRPGERVLDLAAGTGTSSQPFRDLGAEVVPCDFSVGMLRVGKQARPALPFTAGDATRLPFADDSFDAVTISFGLRNVVDPDAGLREMLRVTRPGGRLVVCEFSSPTNAAFRTVYLNYLMRALPPIARGVSSSPDAYVYLAESIREWPDQPALAARLETAGWRAPQWRNLSGGIVALHRATA from the coding sequence GTGACCCGCGCGAGCCTGGCCAAGCGACCTGCCGAGGTGCAGGCGATGTTCGACGACGTGGCCAAGCGCTACGACCTCACCAACGACGTGCTCTCGCTGGGCCAGGACCGCCGCTGGCGGCACGCCGTGGTGCGCGCCGTCGACCCGCGGCCGGGGGAGCGGGTGCTCGACCTCGCGGCCGGGACGGGCACGTCCTCGCAGCCGTTCCGAGACCTCGGCGCCGAGGTGGTCCCCTGCGACTTCTCGGTCGGGATGCTCCGGGTCGGCAAGCAGGCCCGCCCGGCGCTGCCCTTCACGGCCGGCGACGCCACCCGGCTGCCCTTCGCCGACGACAGCTTCGACGCGGTGACCATCTCCTTCGGCCTGCGCAACGTCGTCGACCCGGACGCCGGCCTGCGCGAGATGCTGCGCGTCACCCGGCCCGGCGGCCGGCTGGTGGTCTGCGAGTTCTCCAGCCCCACCAACGCGGCCTTCCGCACCGTCTACCTCAACTACCTGATGCGAGCGCTGCCGCCGATCGCCCGGGGGGTCTCGTCGAGCCCCGACGCCTACGTCTACCTCGCCGAGTCGATCCGCGAGTGGCCCGACCAGCCGGCCCTGGCGGCCCGTCTGGAGACCGCCGGCTGGCGGGCGCCGCAGTGGCGCAACCTCTCCGGCGGCATCGTGGCGCTGCACCGCGCCACGGCCTAG
- a CDS encoding NADH-quinone oxidoreductase subunit A gives MELYTPVLALAALAAGFAVFSVVVSSLTGPARANRAKLDSYECGIEPTPQPVGGGRFPVRYYITAMMFIIFDIEIVFLYPIAVAFDQMALFGLIEMVLFIIPVFVAYTYVWKRGGLEWD, from the coding sequence ATGGAGCTCTACACGCCCGTGCTGGCACTGGCGGCCCTGGCCGCCGGCTTCGCAGTCTTCTCCGTCGTCGTCAGCTCGCTCACGGGTCCGGCGCGCGCCAACCGCGCCAAGCTGGACTCCTACGAGTGCGGCATCGAGCCCACGCCCCAGCCCGTCGGCGGGGGTCGTTTCCCGGTGCGGTACTACATCACCGCGATGATGTTCATCATCTTCGACATCGAGATCGTCTTTCTCTACCCCATCGCCGTGGCCTTCGACCAGATGGCGTTGTTCGGCCTGATCGAGATGGTGCTGTTCATCATCCCGGTCTTCGTCGCCTACACCTACGTGTGGAAGCGCGGCGGGCTGGAGTGGGACTAG
- the nuoE gene encoding NADH-quinone oxidoreductase subunit NuoE: MSPSEEAGRIPGMDDDTTAGAVSTTQVTADRLPAATYAELEQIAARYPQARSGLLPMLHLVQSAEGQVTSRGIEACAEILGISAAEVSGVATFYTMYKRRPVGDYHVGVCTNTLCAIMGGDLIFDRLKDHLDLGNDETTPAEDGRRSITLEHIECNAACDYAPVMTVNWEFMDNMTPESATSLVDDLRSGAEVTSTRGPRLVTWREAERVLAGFPDDLADEGPSAGPASLLGREIARERGWTAPSVEEAAQAADEKDQGADAAEGETTADKAGGAPESAETESQAAVAESGADAKHEDNPRNTGEGDA, translated from the coding sequence ATGAGCCCCTCGGAGGAGGCCGGCCGCATCCCCGGCATGGACGACGACACCACTGCCGGTGCGGTCTCGACCACGCAGGTGACCGCCGACCGGCTGCCCGCGGCGACCTACGCCGAGCTCGAGCAGATCGCGGCGCGCTACCCGCAGGCGCGGTCGGGCCTGCTCCCGATGCTGCACCTCGTGCAGAGCGCCGAGGGGCAGGTCACCTCGCGCGGCATCGAGGCGTGCGCGGAGATCCTCGGCATCAGCGCGGCCGAGGTCAGCGGCGTGGCGACCTTCTACACGATGTACAAGCGCCGCCCCGTCGGCGACTACCACGTCGGGGTCTGCACCAACACGCTGTGCGCGATCATGGGCGGCGACCTGATCTTCGACCGCCTCAAGGACCACCTCGACCTCGGCAACGACGAGACCACCCCGGCCGAGGACGGTCGCCGCTCGATCACGCTCGAGCACATCGAGTGCAACGCCGCGTGCGACTACGCGCCGGTGATGACGGTCAACTGGGAGTTCATGGACAACATGACGCCCGAGTCGGCCACCAGCCTGGTCGACGACCTGCGCTCCGGCGCCGAGGTCACCTCGACGCGCGGGCCGCGGCTGGTGACCTGGCGCGAGGCCGAGCGCGTGCTCGCCGGGTTCCCCGACGACCTGGCCGACGAGGGCCCCTCCGCGGGGCCCGCGTCGCTGCTCGGGCGCGAGATCGCCCGGGAGCGCGGCTGGACCGCCCCCAGCGTGGAGGAGGCGGCGCAGGCCGCCGACGAGAAGGACCAGGGCGCCGACGCGGCCGAGGGAGAGACCACGGCCGACAAGGCCGGCGGGGCTCCCGAGTCGGCCGAGACGGAGTCGCAGGCGGCCGTCGCCGAGTCGGGTGCGGACGCCAAGCACGAGGACAACCCGCGCAACACCGGAGAGGGCGACGCGTGA
- a CDS encoding NuoB/complex I 20 kDa subunit family protein, with translation MGLEEKLPSGVLLTTVEGVAGYMRKASFWPATFGLACCAIEMMTSGGPKYDLARFGMEVFRASPRQADLMIVAGRVSQKMAPVLRQIYDQMAEPKWVLAMGVCASSGGMFNNYSIVQGVDHVVPVDMYLPGCPPRPEMLIDAILKLHDQVQATKLGPNRLAEIEEQETAGLNALPTGQLKGLMR, from the coding sequence ATGGGACTTGAGGAGAAGCTCCCCAGCGGGGTGCTGCTGACCACCGTCGAGGGCGTCGCGGGCTACATGCGCAAGGCGTCGTTCTGGCCGGCCACGTTCGGACTGGCCTGCTGCGCCATCGAGATGATGACCAGCGGCGGTCCGAAGTACGACCTCGCGCGCTTCGGCATGGAGGTCTTCCGGGCCAGCCCGCGCCAGGCCGACCTGATGATCGTCGCCGGTCGGGTCAGCCAGAAGATGGCCCCGGTGCTGCGCCAGATCTACGACCAGATGGCCGAGCCCAAGTGGGTGCTGGCCATGGGTGTGTGCGCCAGCTCCGGCGGCATGTTCAACAACTACTCGATCGTGCAGGGCGTGGACCACGTCGTCCCCGTCGACATGTACCTCCCCGGCTGCCCGCCGCGGCCCGAGATGCTCATCGACGCGATCCTCAAGCTGCACGACCAGGTCCAGGCCACCAAGCTCGGCCCGAACCGCCTGGCCGAGATCGAGGAGCAGGAGACCGCCGGGCTCAACGCGCTGCCGACCGGGCAGCTGAAGGGCCTGATGAGGTGA
- a CDS encoding NADH-quinone oxidoreductase subunit C, with protein MSDDTTGTNPETRAEPGTEVDSTDRMPENVPDHEGEQIGRRQGMFGVRGTGDTSGYGGLDRPVQMPGSTPPPYGGWMDDVAAALAEAARSAGVESAVERVVVHRGEITFFVRREHLRALAARLRDDDALRFELCSGVSGVHYPDDRGRELHVVYHLLSMTHNRRVRIEVTAPDADPHVPSVVATYPTADWHEREVFDFFGVVFDGHPALTRIQMPDDWPGHPQRKDYPLGGIPVEYKGGTVPPPDQRRSYN; from the coding sequence GTGAGCGACGACACGACCGGCACCAACCCCGAGACCCGCGCCGAGCCCGGGACCGAGGTCGACAGCACCGACCGGATGCCCGAGAACGTCCCCGACCACGAGGGCGAGCAGATCGGCCGCCGCCAGGGCATGTTCGGCGTCCGCGGCACCGGCGACACCTCCGGCTACGGCGGCCTCGACCGCCCGGTGCAGATGCCGGGCAGCACCCCGCCCCCCTACGGCGGCTGGATGGACGACGTCGCGGCCGCGCTGGCCGAGGCCGCCCGCTCCGCCGGCGTCGAGTCGGCGGTCGAGCGCGTCGTGGTCCACCGCGGCGAGATCACCTTCTTCGTGCGGCGCGAGCACCTGCGTGCCCTGGCCGCCCGGCTCCGTGACGACGACGCCCTGCGCTTCGAGCTGTGCTCGGGCGTCAGCGGCGTGCACTACCCCGACGACCGCGGCCGCGAGCTGCACGTCGTCTACCACCTGCTGTCGATGACCCACAACCGCCGCGTGCGGATCGAGGTCACGGCACCGGACGCCGATCCCCACGTGCCGAGCGTGGTGGCGACGTACCCGACGGCTGACTGGCACGAGCGCGAGGTCTTCGACTTCTTCGGCGTGGTCTTCGACGGCCACCCGGCGCTGACGCGCATCCAGATGCCGGACGACTGGCCGGGCCACCCCCAGCGCAAGGACTACCCCCTGGGCGGCATCCCGGTCGAGTACAAGGGCGGGACGGTCCCCCCGCCCGACCAGCGGAGGAGCTACAACTGA